Proteins encoded by one window of Desulfovibrio ferrophilus:
- a CDS encoding RluA family pseudouridine synthase has protein sequence MPKVQHIIVSADEGGQKLLNFLRRRLGPDVPQSLLMRIIRKGEVRVDKGRAKPFDRLSAGQDVRIPPIRVQERMQTPAGVPLEIIFREKGLLAVAKPAGLPVQPGTGHSDAVSERLRAQFAEADFTPTPAHRLDRDTSGILLCGASFEALRNLQQGFAEHSIGKFYLAWVQGSVEPGTVLEMQDEMDKTGAHGHERMTIGSGKTALALARCLTSDDGRSLLEIDLRTGRTHQIRLQLASRGLPIIGDSKYGFKTRTQKMYLHAWKIVLGSGEIITNLPAWNSPYQLVNDWFK, from the coding sequence ATGCCCAAGGTCCAACACATCATAGTCAGCGCCGACGAGGGCGGGCAGAAGCTTCTGAACTTCCTGCGTCGCAGGCTGGGTCCGGATGTGCCGCAATCACTGCTCATGCGCATCATCCGCAAAGGTGAAGTTCGGGTGGACAAAGGCCGGGCCAAGCCCTTTGACCGGCTCAGCGCGGGTCAGGATGTACGTATCCCACCCATCCGGGTCCAGGAACGCATGCAAACTCCGGCTGGCGTACCTCTTGAAATTATCTTCCGGGAGAAAGGCCTGCTGGCTGTGGCCAAACCCGCAGGCCTGCCCGTACAGCCCGGCACCGGACACTCCGACGCCGTTTCCGAGCGCTTGCGAGCTCAGTTTGCCGAGGCCGACTTCACTCCCACACCCGCCCATCGCCTGGACCGCGACACCTCCGGCATTCTGCTGTGCGGAGCAAGCTTCGAGGCCCTGCGCAACCTGCAACAGGGCTTTGCCGAACACAGTATCGGCAAGTTCTATCTGGCCTGGGTTCAGGGTAGCGTGGAACCCGGCACGGTTCTCGAGATGCAGGACGAGATGGACAAAACCGGAGCCCACGGACATGAGCGCATGACGATCGGTTCGGGCAAAACGGCTCTGGCTCTGGCCCGCTGCCTGACCAGCGATGACGGTCGCTCACTCCTGGAAATCGATTTGCGCACCGGACGCACCCATCAGATCCGCCTTCAGCTCGCCTCACGCGGGTTGCCCATCATCGGAGATAGCAAATACGGATTCAAGACACGCACCCAAAAGATGTATCTTCATGCCTGGAAAATAGTACTGGGGTCAGGCGAGATAATAACCAATCTCCCCGCATGGAACAGCCCGTATCAATTGGTTAATGACTGGTTCAAATAA
- a CDS encoding ATP-dependent sacrificial sulfur transferase LarE, with the protein MITPEQKNKLHRLEYALSDIERGVIAVSGGLDSRLLAFVAHRADLDMHCVHLSGPHVPRSETQWAEQWLRKLGLAFTVLSIDPLSHPSVSSNGRDRCYHCKRLLFSAVRDRFPGAALMDGSNATDQQGYRPGLRALEELGIQSPFAESSITKDDIRAMALFIGLDQPVQPATPCLLTRLPYDAPVLARDLERIARLEDECRALGFMDFRVRLVDGHCVLFAHEDNMGRIPPQGLAVNWVTKVSGYWDQQR; encoded by the coding sequence ATGATCACCCCCGAACAGAAGAACAAGCTGCATCGGCTGGAATATGCCCTCTCGGACATCGAACGCGGTGTGATTGCCGTATCCGGGGGGCTGGATAGTCGTCTGTTGGCCTTTGTGGCGCATCGGGCAGACTTGGACATGCATTGTGTGCACTTATCCGGTCCTCACGTCCCCAGGAGCGAAACACAGTGGGCTGAGCAGTGGCTGCGGAAGCTTGGCCTGGCCTTCACCGTACTCTCCATTGACCCGCTGAGCCATCCGTCGGTTTCGAGTAATGGCCGGGATCGTTGCTATCACTGCAAGCGACTGCTTTTTTCCGCTGTTCGTGACCGATTTCCTGGGGCCGCACTCATGGATGGCAGCAACGCCACCGATCAGCAGGGCTATAGACCAGGGCTACGTGCCTTGGAGGAACTCGGAATACAGAGTCCCTTTGCCGAAAGCAGCATAACCAAGGACGATATTCGGGCCATGGCGCTGTTCATCGGCCTTGATCAGCCCGTTCAACCCGCCACGCCCTGTCTGTTGACCCGACTGCCCTATGATGCACCAGTCCTGGCGCGAGATCTGGAGCGCATCGCTCGTCTTGAAGATGAGTGCCGTGCGTTGGGATTTATGGACTTTCGGGTCCGGCTTGTGGATGGGCACTGCGTGCTCTTTGCCCATGAGGACAATATGGGGCGAATCCCGCCGCAGGGGCTGGCAGTAAACTGGGTCACGAAAGTAAGTGGATATTGGGATCAGCAGCGATAG
- a CDS encoding homocysteine biosynthesis protein — MGKTYAVTKTIQEINAKIKSGKAVVLNAEEMIEMVRKSGKEKAAQEVDVVTTGTFSPMCSSGMLFNIGQKNPPVIKCSNAWLNGVPCYGGLAAVDSYCGATESTEDDPLNKVYPGQFKYGGGHVIEDLIRGKAVHLKANGYGTDCYPRKEIDKDITLADLPHASLLNPRNCYQNYNAAVNLTSRIIYTYMGPLKPNARNCNFATAGQISPLFNDPYLSTIGLGTRIFIGGAIGYVLGEGTQHNPKPKRNERGIPLSPAGTLMLKGDMKKMDARYVRGVSIVGYGCSLALGVGIPIPILNEEMAWFTGVSDADIQMPVKDYGYDYPNGLPRTLKHVTFEELKSGEFELNGQQVHAVPITSYARSLEIANELKSWIEDGKFLLSEPQEPILSE; from the coding sequence ATGGGTAAAACATACGCTGTCACCAAGACCATCCAGGAAATCAACGCGAAGATCAAAAGCGGCAAAGCCGTGGTCCTCAACGCTGAGGAAATGATCGAGATGGTGCGCAAGAGCGGTAAGGAAAAGGCTGCTCAGGAAGTGGACGTTGTTACCACAGGTACCTTTTCGCCCATGTGTTCCAGCGGGATGCTGTTCAATATCGGGCAGAAGAATCCGCCGGTCATCAAATGTTCCAACGCCTGGCTCAATGGTGTGCCCTGCTATGGTGGGCTGGCTGCAGTGGATTCGTACTGCGGTGCCACCGAGTCCACCGAAGACGATCCGCTGAACAAGGTCTATCCCGGCCAGTTCAAATACGGCGGAGGTCATGTCATCGAAGACCTGATCCGAGGCAAGGCCGTGCATCTGAAGGCCAATGGCTATGGCACCGACTGCTACCCGCGCAAGGAGATCGACAAGGATATCACCCTGGCCGATCTGCCTCATGCCTCGCTTCTGAATCCGCGTAACTGTTACCAGAATTACAATGCGGCCGTGAACCTGACCAGCCGCATCATTTATACGTATATGGGCCCTTTGAAGCCCAACGCCCGTAACTGCAACTTTGCCACGGCCGGTCAGATTTCGCCGTTGTTCAACGATCCGTATCTGTCCACCATCGGATTGGGGACCAGGATTTTCATCGGCGGAGCCATCGGTTATGTGCTTGGCGAGGGCACCCAGCACAATCCCAAGCCCAAGCGCAACGAACGCGGCATTCCCCTGTCTCCGGCAGGAACGCTGATGCTCAAGGGTGATATGAAGAAGATGGACGCCCGTTATGTGCGCGGTGTGTCCATTGTGGGTTACGGTTGTTCCCTGGCTCTGGGCGTGGGGATTCCCATCCCCATTCTGAACGAGGAGATGGCCTGGTTCACGGGTGTGTCCGATGCCGACATTCAGATGCCGGTCAAGGATTACGGCTATGACTACCCCAATGGCCTGCCCCGTACGCTGAAGCATGTGACCTTCGAGGAACTGAAGTCCGGTGAGTTCGAACTCAACGGCCAGCAGGTTCATGCCGTGCCTATTACCAGTTACGCACGTTCCCTTGAGATCGCCAATGAACTCAAATCCTGGATCGAGGATGGCAAGTTCCTGCTCAGCGAGCCTCAGGAGCCCATTCTGTCCGAATAA